In the Ostrinia nubilalis chromosome 15, ilOstNubi1.1, whole genome shotgun sequence genome, one interval contains:
- the LOC135078944 gene encoding cilia- and flagella- associated protein 210-like: MGRKSYIVLHKSEWDRLHRKKDDSIKLSEQREAYFKKLVDISQAWIKTWPDTVQGHVEQVKKDKEKHHKEEIALVKAFLHEKKKEGTKEALKNAKQLIFEDSCYGKQLLSAFLESKTLEERDRQIELQKELKQQSEAQEKESLSKLKNTFDLGHEEVNKQKKRVEEIEISKLNKSIYEMKLSKAIDKKKKQEVLERENVRLMQELLDLEARQEKEYEKQLRKDVELYEKEQEIARQRKVEREKIAEEVANAQRKELDKRYCKIRQVMKDMHHDRNNTEQYKRNYEIVKKIQETEQARYNEFVEAGIKKLEVRTSKDDHQAILMKNLEKNKRHLISEHNKKEAEKTEQSRLYTKKFNCGHRQSILPKSNYSRMKNTSR; the protein is encoded by the exons ATGGGGCGAAAATCATATATTGTGCTTCATAAAAGCGAATGGGACAGGCTGCATCGCAAAAAGGACGACTCAATTAAACTGTCCGAACAACGAGAGGCGTATTTCAAAAAGCTAGTAGATATTTCACAGGCCTGGATTAAAACGTGGCCAGACACAGTACAG GGACATGTAGAGCAAGTTAAGAAAGACAAGGAAAAGCACCACAAAGAAGAAATAGCATTGGTGAAGGCTTTTCTCcacgaaaagaagaaagaaGGAACTAAAGAAGCTTTAAAAAACGCCAAACAACTTATTTTTGAGGACAGTTGTTATGGAAAGCAGTTGTTAAG TGCATTTCTTgagtcaaaaactttggaagaAAGAGATCGCCAAATTGAGTTACAAAAAGAATTAAAACAGCAAAGCGAAGCTCAAGAAAAAGAATCGctttctaaattaaaaaatactttcgacttaggTCATGAAGAAGTTAATAAACAGAAGAAAAGGGTCGAAGAAATAGAGATatccaaattaaataaatctat tTATGAGATGAAATTGAGTAAAGCaattgataaaaagaaaaaacaggAAGTGCTTGAACGTGAAAACGTACGACTCATGCAAGAACTGTTGGACCTCGAAGCACGTCAGGAA aaAGAATATGAAAAGCAATTGAGAAAAGATGTTGAGCTATACGAAAAAGAACAAGAAATTGCAAGACAACGCAAGGTAGAAAGAGAAAAGATAGCAGAGGAAGTAGCTAACGCACAGCGCAAAGAACTTGACAAGAGATATTGTAAAATTCGGCAAGTAATGAAAGAc ATGCATCATGACAGAAATAACACAGAACAATACAAACGAAATTACGAAATTGTTAAGAAGATACAAGAAACAGAGCAAGCACGTTATAATGAATTTGTCGAAGCAGGAATAAAGAAATTAGAAGTGAG GACTTCAAAAGATGACCATCAAGCGATTCTGATGAAGAACTTGGAAAAGAACAAACGTCACTTGATATCTGAGCACAATAAAAAGGAAGCGGAAAAGACGGAGCAATCAAGACTTTACACAAAGAAGTTTAATTGCGGACATAGACAGAGTATTCTGCCCAAGTCGAATTATAGCCGCATGAAGAACACGAGTAGGTAG